Part of the Brassica oleracea var. oleracea cultivar TO1000 chromosome C8, BOL, whole genome shotgun sequence genome is shown below.
CTCTCCAGTTAGCAGCTGGAGAGCTGAAGAGATCAAAGTTACTCAAATACATAAACTTTTTAGTGAAATCTCGCCCGTAGTATTGTTTCCTCACTTCTGGTGGTTGCTCATGAAACCCACGAACTCCATCTTTCATCCTCTCTAAAAGATCGAGAGGAACTCCATGGTTAATCAGCTGGAAGAAACCCCACTTCTCTGATGCCTCTTTAATCCCTTGAACCACGTTCTTGCGCTTAGTCTCGTCCTCGAAGACTCGTCCTCCGAGATCAAACGTTGGGATCGTTGTGAGATGTTGCAAGTCAGAGGAAAGTGGTTTAGGGTTTGATTGTTTGAGAGATGAGTGATGGAATATGCGTGGAACCTCTGAGACTCCGGCGTCTACGAGTCCTTTTACACCTGTCTTGGTCTCGTCGAAAGCTTTAAGCTCGCTGACACGATCGTATGAAGCTATCTTCATCGTCTCCATTGAACTTTGTTTATCAGATAACAGAACTATCTGGTAATAAACGTAACCGACAGGGGAAAAAAAGAAACTTTCTTCATGGGTTTTGGAGATAAGAGCAGTGGTTACAGCAAAACCATAGATCAGAGATAAGGTTTGTAAGAAGGAAGAAGACAACGGCTTGGGAGAGTACCCCCCTGGCCCACTGGCTTTAACGCAGTCTTGTTAAACAATAAGTTAATCGGTTAAGATCCGCGCCTCGCGCGAAATCAACATTATATATAAAAATTATTTTATGTATTTAATTTTTACATATTATGAAATAATAAATATATATTAAATAATTAAAAGTCAGTAACTATTAAATATATAATTAAATTGGTGCGAACATATAAATCAATTTTATTAATCCAAAAAATATTTTTTTATATTTGATAGGATATGTTATTAAATTTAAATGATACTAACATAGATAATATATTTTAGTATATTTTTAATATTAATGTCTATTAAATGATGATTTTACTCATATAGTTTTTTGATCATTTGTATCTTTTATAGAAAAAAATTTAAATTACTGATAACAAAATTTTTATTGTGGGATTAATAGTTTTAATAATTTATAATTTAAAAAAAAATAAGTTGTCAATGATCGTTCAAAACTTTTATCAAGAAAACTGATCAAAGTAAATTTTGAAAAAAATATTGTATTTTATATGTTTTCTAGTTTAATTTAAAACGATATATATATTAATCTTAATAATTAATTAAATTAGACTTTTTACTTATATAATTTTTGTAATCATTTGTATTTTCCATAACAAAAATTTTAAACCATGGATCATAAAATTTGAATGTGAGACTTTTAACAGTTTTAGTAATTTATAGTCTTTTGTAAAAATTCAAAATATAACATATACATAAAAATCTAAATTTTTATTATATGGCTATTGTGGTTGTTTAATTTATTTAATAGTTTAAAATTAAACAAATATGATAAAAGATACACTATTTTTTATCAAATCTTTATTATTCAAAATCATTAATTGACATATATATTTTAACCACATTAGACAATTCCGTAAATTTTATTTAAGGAAATAATAAAGTACATTAATGATAAATTTATTGTTAGTTTAATAAAAAGCTTATTATATAATTAGATAGACCAACATATTTCTCAAATGATTCTAAGAATCATTCTAGTGATGACATGTCGCTACAAAAAGAAGTTGTAATGCTTCTCAAATAATATATAAGGGATTACAGAGCTATACTTGTTCTTGTTCCACGTCAGATTCATCATAAATAATGGTCAAAGCATTCGGAAGCGGAACTTTACAAATATTTTGCTAACCAAGTAATCGTGAACAATAATAACCTAACAAAATGCGTTGAGATTCCTCGTGTTTTATATATTCTGCTTTACAGGCTCTTTCATTCCACTAACAAAAACCAAAAATCCGAACCAAAATTTTGAGCCAAAATAACGAACCGAAATAACCAAACTTATTTTTTACATTTTAACCGATTTAAACCGAAATCTAGCCGAATTCATAAATCTCGGTTAAGTTCACTGAATTTTTTTGAAATTGAAAAAACCGAAAACCGAACCGAACATTTTTTGGTTCAATTCGGCCAAACCAAACTATCCGAGTTCCAAACAAACCGACCCGAAAAGTCCGAACGTGCATATGCCTATGACTCGAGCAATGAATATACCCTTTTTCCAGCTTTAACGGAACTTTATAAGATTTTTAAGAGTAAAAAGCATAACTAAAGATGTTTATGAACCTCTTAACAATAATTCTCGTATTACATATAGTTTCATTTCGAATATGTTTTGAGAAAGTAGTAGCTCCCTATGTTCATATTTTAAAATGGAGCAAAGCAGAGGTTCCGTCTAGACCTTTGGCATTGACGTGAGCAGCGTAGTCTCTAATGATGATCTCTCTGTACCTTGGAGGGTTTTCTTCAGACACAAGCTCTCTTATGGGTCCGTACAACCTAGGATTCGGTCTTACACCCGTGGTGAAGAAACACGCAACCGAGACTCGAGCTCTGGTGGCTCTATTTGCTAATACACGATGCTCCAAACTAATGAACTTGTCGTTCGTTTGTGATTATGCAAACTAACTTGTAGAAAATCTCCGATGTTGATAATGAGTGCACCGGGAACATGAGGAACATCGTACCAGTGCCCTTCAAGGTTGATTTGAAGCCCTTTAATTAGTTTATATATGAAAACACGTCTCTTATTATGAACACGTGTCCCATCGTTTGCGACTCTGATCTCTTCTTCCCCGACTTCGCTCTTCTTCAATTTCTCCCGATTCGCAGCGAGAGAGAGAGAGATGGCGCCGCCGGCAACGGAGCGGTGGTGCTGGGCATTGATTAGGGTTCATCTTTTCCCATCTTTTTTTCCAATTCAGATTTTGATTTTAATCTCAAGATGCAAACGCATCAGATATAAAGAGATCATGCGATTATTGATTCTTCTTTCTTAGTCAAAATCGCCACTGCTTACGAGGTTCTTACCAATCCTTAATTTGTATCTTTTCACTCTCAAAAGGGTAGTTTTTTTAATTGTATGTTTGTTTGTAATCTTATTGCTGCAGATATTGAAAGGACTGGTGTTCGATCACGCTGCTCAGTTCTTCATTGCAGATGATTCTCGTCTTATCCAGTACGTCGATGGATGGTTAGAGAAAGGACTTGTTCGAGAGTGGAAAGGTGTTGTGGGAGAGCTTGAAGTTGGAGGCAATTTCTCGCAGTTTCCTCCTTCATGGCCTCCAAGATACATTGCTGTTCACGGCATGCGATCTCTCGCTGATTCATTGCTATTAGAGGTTGTTGTTGCAACAAAAGAAAAAGAGTCTTTTTGTTGTTTTTTTTGTGAGGTGAAGTAACTAAATACTTGTTGGTTCTGTTGCAGAGTCGATTGTCATTGCTCACAATGGTAAGAACGGAACATCTCGTGGTCAGTTTGATGTCATTATCATTGCTCACAATGGTAAGAAACTGTATTGATTCCTCTCTCTCTCTGTAGCTCAAAATGGTTCCACCTTGTGTTCAGGTAAATGTGCGAACCGTTTGCTGTCTGCATCAGGCTTGCCCCTCGTTGCTAAACAGATGAAGGTAGACAATATCTTCTAATAAACACCATGTGACTTCTTCTGATACAATCCTATTTTTTTTTGTTTAGAATTTTGATCTTAGCTCCATATGGGCGCTACTAGCAGCGTTCGATGATCCTCTTCCTACAGTGAACTTCGAAGGAGCGTTTGTGAAAGGAGTTGAATCATTGTCTTGGATGGGAAACAACTCCGCAAAGCTTGGTAACTCTAGAACACCACAAACTATTTCTGAGTTCTTTTGCTTCTGTAATACTAGTATCTACGTTGCAATATATTTTGTTATTTGTTTTTCGGCTGGCTTGTAACATGCAAGGCTTTAGTAGTTTGGGATGAACAAAGCAAAGAATATACTAGTTGTTCCTGGAAGTTCATTGGCATTGCAATTTTTTTGTTTATCTCATCAAAAGCTTCTTTGGAGCAACTCAGACTTATCATAAACCTTCCAAGTTCCACCATGATTTGGTTTCATCTCTATACTAGTCCTTTGGTTGATGTTTGAGTTGTCATAAGCAAAGACTCTAGCTTTTTGGCAATGTTTTTTTTTTTTGTGGCAATGTTCACCTTCCTCTAATTCATTTCAATTTTTCTAAGAACCTTTAAATAAAAAACTTGCAATGGAGGACATAAATGATCGGGTCTCTTAACACATATTTATTGCTTAAAAATATTAAACAATAAATAAGAGACTCTAATTGGGTATTTGGGATAATGATGTTCTAAGCAAACCCTTTGAGCAATCCATCTCATTCAGATGGTTAGGTTCTAACCCTAGAGCTTCTGATAACATCTCAAAGAGAAACTCTCCCAAATTCATCACATGCTTTGTGTATTCCAACATAACATCCCTGAAACACTTTCCATTATGTGAATAGAGCTATATAGATAAATATCAAACAAGGCTGAGTTGGAGATTTATGTGGTCATAACATTTTTGAGTTAATCTTATTGAACTTTTTTGATAATTTTGGAGATCATGCAACCTATGTATAATATAGCTTTTCAAAATTTGGGAACCAAACTGAATGTTTCATTCATCTGATGTGCCTAGGACCGTGTTGGAGTTAAAAATTTCACAATGGAAATATGAAAAAAGATTTAAATAACATATAAAAGATTTGAGTCATTTCACTTAATCCTCAATTGATTTTAACTTGGAAACCAAAAAAAAAACTTAACTTGGATCATAGCCACTTAGCGTCAATTAGTTTTAATTTAGAAGTCCAAAAAACTTAATAAACAGGTTTAGGCAACGGAGTCATCATCATACCTACAAATCTCTGGCAAGTCCTCTGGTTTCGGAGGATCTGGAGCTATGGTACCAGATAAAGTGTCTACCCAGTTAGCAGCTGGAGAGCTGAAGAGAGTGAAATTACTTGAATACCGAAACGTTCTACTGAAATCTCGCCCGTAGTATTGTTTCCTCACTTCTGGTGGTTGCTCATGAAACCCACGAACTCCCTCTTTCATCCTCTCTAAAAGATCAAGCGGAACGCCATGGTTAATCACCTGGAAGAAACCCCACTTCTCTGACGCCTCTTTAATCCCTTGAACCACGTTCTTGCGCTTAGTCTCGTCCTCGAAGACTCGTCCTCCGAGATCAAACGTTGGGATCGTCGTGAAGTCAGAGGAAAGTGGTTTAGGGTTTGATAGTGTGAGAGATGCGTGATGGAATATGCGTGGAACCTCTGAGACTCCGGCTTCTACGAGTCCTTTTACACCTGTCTTGGTCTCGTCGAAAGCTTTAAGCTCACTGACACGATCGTATGAAGCAAGCTTCGTCGTCTCCATGCTTCTTTTTTTTTTTTCTGTTTATCAAATAACAGAGGAATCTGATAACAAACGCAACCCACAAAGAAAGAAAGAAACTGTCTTCATGGGGTTTGGAGATAAGACAAGTAAGTGGTTACGGCAAAACCATAGATCAAAGATAAGGTTTGAAAGAAGGAAGAAGACAACGGCTTGAGTCAGTACCCCCTGGCCCACTGGCTTTGACACTGTCATTTTAAACAATCTACTAGATTCTGACTGGGTATATTTTTTGTTTTACGTGTTTTTAAAATTTTAATTTTTATATTTGTATTTTTTATAATTATATTTGTGTTAGGTATGGGCATCTTGATCCTCAGGTGAGGTTCAGATCGGATCAAAGACTTTTGTATCTTGAAAATTTGAACCCATATAAGTATTTATAATGTTTTGGGTCAGTTCTGAATCGGTCTTCTCGAATTCGGATCGGTTTGGAATGATAATTTTAATATCGATAAAATACTTTAATTTTTGGATATATCTTGGTTCGGACTGGTTCAGGTATTTAAGATCCAAAAAGATCCAAAATACTCAAACTGGATCCGAAAATAGCCGAAAATCCTAAAAATATCCAAAGAATTGCAAAAATACCAGAAATTTTACCCAAAATTAGATCCAAAAACCTAAAAGATATCTGAAATTTTAGCCGATTACCCAAATTATATTTTCTGAAAATCTAAAATTTTACCTAAAACCTGAAATTATATCCAAAAATCAGAATCTCAAACTTAGAAAACATCTGAAATACCAAAAAAATATCCAATCACCTAAATATACTTAATATATACAATAATTTTCGGATTCCTTGGGTACCCAATCGGGTCTCGGGTAAGACTCAGACCCGAACAAAGACCCACGGGTCTAAAAAAAAAACCAATATGTATTTTAGCATGGATCCAGACCTGTATTTTTGGGTCGATTTCGGTTCAGGTTTTTGGATACAGATAAACTGTCTACGTTAATTTGTGTTTTTCTTTATATCATATTTGTATAAAATATTTTCTTTTAATTAATAGTAATTTGTTTTGATAATTGTATTGAATTTGTGATGTTGCATAATTACACGCTTGTATCATAACCATTTTACACATTATTTTTACACTTATTACAAAACAATTATTAAATTTATTTAATAATAAAGTATAATTGCAATTTCTTTAAGTAATTCAATAGTATAAATAGATAAAATGTTTTCATTAAATTTTACATGATATGATTTCATATATTTGATAGTAATGTCATAACAGTTTTGTATGTTTTTGTCTTGGTACCATTGCATTAAGTTCAAGGTGACAAAAAGTGTATAAATAGTAAAAGATTTTTTTGGGACAACTGAAATAGAAAAACTTAAATCATAGCAGCGTTGGAAATTAAAAATCGAACTTAGCCAATAAGATTTGATCACTAATGGACGGTAAGATCATGATTATTAAGAGGTTTTTAAAATGAAGTTTTTAGTGGAATATAAGAATCCGTCTCTTAACTTTTAACTAAAAAAACTAAGAACCGGTTGTTAAAAATCTCACCGTAAGAACCCCCAATAATCATGCTCTAAGTTCTATTAACGTGAATAATGTGGGGCCCCACATAATGAGTAGTTTATCCAAAACTAAAATTATTTAGATGCAGTTATATTTAGAAGGTGGTTACAAGATATATTTAGATAATTATTTAGAAGTAATTATAAAATAAGTTAGATTTAATAGTATTGATACTTGTTCTTGCTCCACGTCATATTCATCATAAATAATGTTCAAAGCACTCAGAAGCAGAACTTTACAAATATTTTTCTGAACAAGTAATCGTGAACAATAACCTAACAAAATTCGTTGAGATTATTTGTGTTTAACACTCTGTTTCACAGAGATGGATTTTTCTAATGTTTTCACACTAATTAAAAAAACACTTTAAATTACTATAATAAATGTTTTATTTTCTATAATTTTTATTTTTCAATAATTTTTAATTAATATTAATTCAATAAAGTCAATTAATTTTTTTTAAGATCATAATTTTTTCATAAAAAATACAAAAGTCTACTTTTATGAAACAAATTTTATTTTCTAAAATATCTAACTTAACGAAACGGAAGGACTAATATATTATGCTTTACATGCTCTTTCATTCCACTAACATAAACCAAAAATCCGAACCAAAAATCTGAGCCAAAAATGGTGAACCGAAATAACCAAACTTATTTTCTAAAATTTTAACCAATTTAAACCAAAATTTAGCCGAATTCATAAGTTTCGGTTAAGTTCAGTGATTTTTTTTGAAATTGAAATAACTGAAAACGGTTCAATTCGGCCAAACCAAACTATTCGAGTTCCAAACAAGCCGACCCGGAAAAAATCCGAACGTGCATGCCTATCACTCATGAGTAGTGAATATACTTATTTCAGCTTTATCGGAACTTTATAAGATTCTTAGAGCACCATTAACCCTAGCATTCTAAGTGGGGTAGCTTAATTTTTTTTTTTGGCTTTTTCTCTGATTAAAAAAAAATGAGCCAATCGTTGACCACCACGTATCAGTGGGGTCCGCGAACCAGTACAAACATCATCGATTATAAATCTGGCGTTTTTGGCACTCATTCTTCCTCTTTTACGGTGGGCCCCACCACTAAGCACTCCTTTTAAACATCTCCATTAAAGATGCTGTCAGGAGTGAAGCATAAATAGAGATGCTTATGAACCTCTTGGGAATTCTTTTATTACATATAGTTTCATGTCGCTTATGTTTTGAGATAGCTGCAGCTTACTATGTTCATATTTTAAAATGGAGCAAAGCAGAGGTTCCGTCTAGACCTTTGGCATTGACGTGAGCAGCGTAGTCTCTAATGATGATCTCTCTGTACCTTGGAGGGTTTTCTTCAGACACAAGCTCTCTTATGGGTCCGTACAACCTAGGATTCGGTCTTACACCCGTGGTGAAGAAACACGCAACCGAGACTCGAGCTCTGGTGGCTCTATTTGCTAATACACGATGCTCCAAACTAATGAACTTGTCGTTTGTTATAAGCTGCATCACAACACCAAAAATAAAATACAACCTTTGAACAAAGAGGAGGAACATTCTATACGATGCAAAACAGAGAAAAAGGCAGTGATTGTGCAAACTAACTTGTAGAAGATCTCCGATGTTGATAATGAGTGCACCAGGTACATGAGGAACATCAAACCAATACCCTTCACGGTTGACTTGAAGACCTTCAATCTGATCTGGTAGAAGCACTGTAAGGAAAGAGTTGTCTGAATGCTGAGTTGCGCCTAAAGTTAAGTCAGGTTGTGGACAGGGTGGGTAGTAATGGTTAAGCATAAGCA
Proteins encoded:
- the LOC106310782 gene encoding uncharacterized protein LOC106310782 isoform X1, with the protein product MAPPATERWCWALIRILKGLVFDHAAQFFIADDSRLIQYVDGWLEKGLVREWKGVVGELEVGGNFSQFPPSWPPRYIAVHGMRSLADSLLLESRLSLLTMVRTEHLVVSLMSLSLLTMVNVRTVCCLHQACPSLLNR
- the LOC106310782 gene encoding uncharacterized protein LOC106310782 isoform X2; translation: MAPPATERWCWALIRILKGLVFDHAAQFFIADDSRLIQYVDGWLEKGLVREWKGVVGELEVGGNFSQFPPSWPPRYIAVHGMRSLADSLLLESRLSLLTMVNVRTVCCLHQACPSLLNR
- the LOC106310779 gene encoding 1-aminocyclopropane-1-carboxylate oxidase homolog 3-like, giving the protein METTKLASYDRVSELKAFDETKTGVKGLVEAGVSEVPRIFHHASLTLSNPKPLSSDFTTIPTFDLGGRVFEDETKRKNVVQGIKEASEKWGFFQVINHGVPLDLLERMKEGVRGFHEQPPEVRKQYYGRDFSRTFRYSSNFTLFSSPAANWVDTLSGTIAPDPPKPEDLPEICRDVMLEYTKHVMNLGEFLFEMLSEALGLEPNHLNEMDCSKGLLRTSLSQIPN